Proteins encoded by one window of Chryseobacterium foetidum:
- a CDS encoding Maf family protein gives MKILLASQSPRRKELLSSLGFGFEVLKIDCEEIVPENVKVGESAAYLSELKANAFRDLADDEVLITADTVVAVENQFLGKPSDENEARKMLKLLSGKTHQVYTAITVKSLDKTITETDVADVEFDEISDEEIDFYIKNYHPFDKAGSYGIQEWLGMAKIKNIKGSYYTIMGLPTHLVYKILKNI, from the coding sequence ATGAAAATATTACTTGCATCACAGTCGCCCAGAAGAAAAGAACTTTTATCCAGCTTAGGTTTTGGTTTTGAAGTCTTGAAAATTGACTGCGAAGAAATTGTTCCTGAAAATGTGAAAGTGGGAGAGTCTGCCGCCTACTTATCTGAATTAAAAGCCAACGCTTTCAGAGATTTGGCTGACGATGAAGTGCTGATAACAGCAGATACCGTTGTCGCGGTAGAAAATCAGTTTTTGGGGAAACCTTCGGATGAAAATGAAGCAAGAAAAATGCTGAAACTTTTGTCAGGAAAAACACATCAGGTGTACACAGCCATTACAGTGAAAAGTTTAGATAAAACCATCACTGAAACAGACGTTGCAGATGTGGAATTTGATGAAATCTCTGATGAGGAAATTGATTTTTACATCAAAAACTATCATCCATTCGACAAAGCTGGCAGCTACGGAATTCAGGAATGGCTCGGAATGGCAAAAATTAAAAACATAAAAGGAAGTTATTATACGATAATGGGACTTCCCACACATCTCGTTTACAAGATTTTAAAAAATATTTAA
- a CDS encoding KdsC family phosphatase has product MSYKEKLKDIKAFVFDVDGVFTDGSVYLMPGGNMSRVMNVLDGYAVVKALKNDYLIGVITGGNDEMVKHRINYLGIEDYYPKSHNKMVEYEDFKKKYKLKNENILTMGDDLPDIHMMENSAIATCPENAVPEVKNISDYISSVKGGSGAVRDVIEQVMKVQGKWHDDNTQSV; this is encoded by the coding sequence ATGAGTTATAAAGAAAAATTAAAAGATATAAAAGCATTCGTTTTTGATGTAGACGGTGTTTTTACAGACGGAAGCGTTTACCTGATGCCTGGAGGAAATATGTCCCGAGTTATGAATGTTTTGGATGGTTATGCAGTAGTGAAAGCTTTAAAAAATGATTATTTAATCGGTGTAATTACAGGTGGAAATGACGAAATGGTAAAACACAGAATCAACTATCTCGGAATTGAAGACTATTATCCTAAATCACACAACAAAATGGTTGAATATGAAGACTTTAAAAAGAAATACAAACTTAAGAACGAAAATATTCTGACGATGGGAGATGACCTTCCTGATATTCACATGATGGAAAATTCAGCGATTGCGACCTGCCCAGAAAATGCCGTTCCGGAAGTGAAAAATATTTCAGATTACATTTCTTCTGTAAAAGGTGGAAGCGGGGCAGTACGGGATGTGATTGAGCAGGTAATGAAAGTGCAGGGTAAGTGGCATGATGACAATACACAGTCTGTTTAG
- a CDS encoding Rossmann-like and DUF2520 domain-containing protein yields MQIVIIGSGNVAYHLAKAFVLNKIPVAQIFGRNETELQKISSKLNIPFSTEKPEDADLYLICVSDSSVENVSHLITKKDCLVAHTSGSLSKEILVGDYRKSSFYPLQTFSKSKDLDYSKIPFFIETENEEDQKILTDLATKISENVMESTYEKRKYIHLTAVFACNFVNHLFSRAKEISDAQEIPFDYFLPLIDETFQKIHEIDPESAQTGPAVRNDKRVLELHENLLKDESLDIYKTLNLSIKKMYQLP; encoded by the coding sequence ATGCAAATTGTAATCATCGGTTCCGGAAATGTCGCCTATCATCTGGCGAAAGCTTTTGTTTTAAATAAAATTCCTGTCGCTCAGATTTTCGGAAGAAACGAAACTGAACTTCAAAAAATTTCTTCAAAATTAAATATCCCGTTTTCAACCGAAAAACCGGAAGATGCTGATTTGTATCTGATTTGCGTAAGCGACAGTTCGGTAGAAAATGTTTCACATTTAATTACAAAGAAAGATTGTCTCGTTGCACATACTTCAGGATCTTTGTCTAAAGAAATTTTGGTTGGAGACTACAGAAAATCAAGCTTTTATCCTTTGCAGACTTTTTCAAAATCAAAAGATTTAGATTATTCAAAAATTCCTTTTTTTATTGAAACTGAAAATGAGGAAGATCAGAAAATCTTGACGGATTTGGCCACTAAAATTTCAGAAAATGTGATGGAAAGTACGTATGAAAAAAGAAAATACATCCATCTCACGGCAGTGTTTGCCTGCAACTTTGTGAATCACCTTTTTTCCAGAGCCAAAGAGATTTCAGATGCTCAGGAAATTCCTTTTGATTATTTTTTGCCATTGATCGATGAAACTTTTCAGAAAATACATGAGATTGACCCTGAATCAGCCCAAACCGGACCAGCCGTAAGAAATGACAAACGGGTTCTGGAACTTCATGAAAATCTTTTAAAGGATGAAAGTCTCGACATTTATAAAACCTTAAATCTTTCCATCAAAAAAATGTACCAATTGCCATAA
- a CDS encoding S66 peptidase family protein produces the protein MKKIFPKPLKKGDKVAIISPAGAVEPSQLEKGIQMIRTKGFEPVLGENLYTKFFNGYNYAGTEEQRITDVNWALNHPEISAIWASRGGYGCQHLIENLNLKGFSKNPKWYIGYSDNTVIQSYLLKKGFASIHGQTIKTSSFGVTDESYDLTFNILKGKPLKYTLKSNQFNKDGNVEGELVGGNLALVYALLGTKYSFDFKDKILFIEDIGENFYALDRMIMSLELAGVFTKIKGLIIGGMTNMGDEKENKQYDESFDEFAYKLISDRISKYSFPAVFAFPNGHIHNNIPLILGAEVSLKAGKNVSLTFK, from the coding sequence ATGAAAAAAATATTTCCAAAACCGCTTAAAAAAGGTGACAAAGTAGCCATCATTTCTCCCGCAGGAGCCGTTGAGCCCTCTCAATTGGAAAAAGGAATTCAAATGATAAGAACTAAAGGTTTTGAACCTGTTTTAGGAGAAAATCTTTACACAAAATTCTTTAACGGATACAATTATGCCGGAACTGAAGAGCAAAGGATCACCGACGTCAATTGGGCTTTAAATCATCCTGAAATTTCAGCAATATGGGCTTCACGAGGCGGTTACGGATGTCAGCATTTGATTGAGAATTTAAACTTAAAAGGTTTCAGCAAAAATCCAAAATGGTATATAGGTTACTCGGATAATACGGTTATTCAAAGCTATTTGCTTAAAAAAGGTTTCGCATCAATCCACGGACAAACCATCAAAACGTCAAGTTTCGGTGTAACAGATGAAAGTTATGATTTAACCTTTAATATTCTGAAAGGAAAGCCTTTAAAATATACTTTAAAATCGAACCAGTTTAACAAAGATGGAAATGTAGAAGGTGAATTGGTTGGCGGAAATTTAGCGTTAGTTTACGCACTTTTAGGAACAAAATATTCTTTTGATTTTAAAGATAAAATTTTATTCATAGAAGATATCGGCGAAAACTTTTATGCTTTAGACAGAATGATCATGAGCCTTGAATTGGCTGGAGTTTTTACCAAAATTAAAGGTTTAATTATCGGAGGAATGACCAATATGGGCGACGAAAAAGAGAACAAACAATACGATGAAAGCTTTGATGAATTTGCCTATAAATTAATTTCAGACAGAATTTCAAAATATAGTTTTCCTGCTGTTTTCGCGTTTCCAAACGGACATATTCACAACAATATTCCATTGATTTTGGGAGCGGAAGTTTCTTTGAAAGCCGGAAAAAATGTATCATTAACGTTTAAATAA
- the tsaB gene encoding tRNA (adenosine(37)-N6)-threonylcarbamoyltransferase complex dimerization subunit type 1 TsaB: MKILYLETSSKNCSVAISDNEKLLCVAEEVSENYKQSESLHTFVEWALEGAEITLKEIDVVCLGKGPGSYTGLRIGAASAKGFCYGLNIPLIAVNSLESMKEPFIGKNYDLVIPLVDARRMEVYTAVYDGISGEELSHTEAKVLDETSFHEFKDKKVLFVGDGAAKAKDILKLEYAEFNENIYPSAKYLVNKTLEKIKAKDFEDIAYFEPFYLKDFHGVKKKKSEE; encoded by the coding sequence ATGAAAATCCTATACCTCGAAACCTCTTCAAAAAACTGTTCAGTAGCCATTTCAGATAATGAAAAGCTGCTATGCGTGGCAGAAGAAGTTTCAGAAAATTATAAACAGTCGGAATCATTACACACTTTTGTAGAATGGGCGTTGGAAGGAGCTGAAATTACTTTAAAAGAAATCGATGTCGTTTGCCTTGGAAAAGGTCCGGGCTCGTATACTGGTTTGCGAATTGGTGCAGCTTCTGCTAAAGGCTTTTGTTACGGCTTAAATATTCCTTTGATTGCAGTCAATTCTTTGGAAAGCATGAAAGAGCCTTTTATAGGGAAAAACTATGATTTGGTTATCCCTTTGGTCGATGCAAGGCGAATGGAAGTTTACACGGCTGTTTACGACGGAATTTCAGGAGAAGAATTGAGTCATACAGAAGCAAAAGTTTTGGATGAAACCTCATTTCATGAATTTAAAGACAAAAAAGTACTTTTTGTGGGCGACGGAGCTGCAAAAGCAAAAGATATTCTGAAGTTGGAATATGCTGAATTTAATGAAAACATCTACCCTTCCGCAAAATATCTGGTTAATAAAACTTTAGAAAAAATAAAAGCCAAAGATTTTGAGGATATTGCTTATTTCGAGCCCTTTTATCTGAAAGATTTCCACGGAGTTAAAAAGAAAAAAAGCGAAGAATAA
- a CDS encoding YraN family protein codes for MADHNELGKEAEKLAAEYLLKNEYKILVRNFRFKKNEVDIIAERDNLIVVVEVKARSTDFFILPQEAVTKGKIKSIVLAANHFMEEFNKNQEVRFDIISVLPDSKGNLEIEHIPDAFQAFDAN; via the coding sequence ATGGCAGATCACAACGAATTAGGAAAAGAAGCAGAAAAACTTGCAGCAGAATATTTACTTAAAAATGAATATAAAATTCTAGTGAGAAATTTCCGTTTTAAAAAGAATGAAGTGGATATCATAGCAGAAAGAGATAATCTGATTGTTGTAGTTGAAGTGAAAGCCCGTTCGACAGATTTCTTTATTTTGCCTCAGGAAGCTGTGACCAAGGGAAAAATCAAATCAATTGTTTTGGCTGCCAATCATTTTATGGAAGAATTTAATAAAAATCAGGAAGTAAGATTTGACATTATTTCCGTTCTTCCAGACTCAAAGGGTAACTTAGAAATTGAACATATTCCGGATGCTTTTCAGGCATTCGACGCGAATTAA
- a CDS encoding RNA polymerase sigma factor translates to MKNKDAEIISLMQDPKTREKGVRALMDAYQSRLYWHIRRIIVDGDLAQDTLQETFIKAYQNFHQFKNDSQLYTWLYRIATNESLQQLNKLKKMQKTDEDPDYHMQNLVADNAGTDAEDIQILLQKAIQSLPEKQKLVFTMRYYDDLPYEEISKIVDMSVGTLKTNYHYAKQKIEEYIKENFEK, encoded by the coding sequence ATGAAGAATAAAGACGCGGAAATAATTTCGTTGATGCAAGACCCGAAAACTCGTGAAAAAGGAGTTCGTGCTTTGATGGATGCTTACCAAAGCCGGCTGTATTGGCACATCAGGAGGATAATCGTGGATGGCGATCTGGCTCAGGATACTTTGCAGGAAACGTTTATTAAAGCTTATCAGAATTTTCATCAGTTCAAAAATGACAGTCAGTTGTACACCTGGCTGTACAGAATTGCAACCAATGAATCTCTGCAACAGCTTAACAAGCTTAAAAAAATGCAGAAGACAGATGAAGATCCTGATTATCACATGCAGAATCTTGTGGCAGACAATGCAGGAACCGATGCAGAAGATATACAGATTTTGCTGCAAAAAGCGATACAGAGCCTGCCCGAAAAGCAGAAACTTGTCTTTACGATGAGGTATTATGATGATCTTCCTTACGAGGAAATCTCAAAAATTGTGGATATGTCTGTTGGCACCTTGAAGACCAATTATCATTACGCCAAACAGAAAATAGAAGAGTATATAAAAGAAAATTTCGAAAAATAA
- the porW gene encoding type IX secretion system periplasmic lipoprotein PorW/SprE: MKKNILFLLTAILVVSCSTKVKKPEARSKFIKGFSTYYNTLFNAKDALNTEFENRDKAHKDNFYAPYIPILTYDEQPLGSDLGQSAAFAENSMKMAEVNRPQNGGRPQGPPGMPGAPGGNSPMMGGQGSQNPNQPVTKGATILEIAEAKALKAINKYSVIRKNEEVNKTIFDAYIILVQSRIYQGKNLQALDALNYVYTHMKEDKRLPLAKVYEGLAYAKMNNFHKSEQIWGQIKNEGLKKDYDKLLSIYRSEALLDNGKKAEALEELNRAYALNGNRQLKSRIAFLKGQVEQELGKNDEARESFMAAYKYANDFEFEVKSQIQIAKTFNGKGNYDGAREYLEKISKKGTYGSRKNEFYYALGLMASNAGKKDEGQEFFRKSLKEAVSDGQVRGLAYYEIGKNYLDKNDYIGAGAYYDSALAVMTYEPSKVLLKDQSTYIKKISVNYYLIKKNDSILSLAKLSPEQKTEFFNKHIAKLKLREEKEELERRRAERNKGFDTGDYSANSMFANSGNTFEDFGVSNKGFYFSNTGTVSKGTSTFKQVWGDRALSDNWRFSKKMATIEDMKNEALGVTSVPNPRRFEPAYYIEQIPTDAGKLGQLKKDRDTASLGLGVMYQNYFTNTPLATKTLYDLVDVKPEEKVMLQALYEIFAMNYEKNPQVAERAKQILLKDYPYTSYAEFARNPKNNTFVKSSADTENEYKMAFALYESEKFGESQTLIEQAIQKNPKDALVPKLSLLNAFNAGKSSGKEVMILQLEQIVLNYGKTPEGEKAKQMLNYLKSDLAFQTTDNQGNTLPPGQVQAPGNFQNQPQQSTGQQAPLMGAPGIPMGNMPNSTPPTQNTIQTKPTDKQPQGNNPNFNMTNPNAVPAKPK, from the coding sequence ATGAAAAAGAATATCTTATTCCTTTTAACAGCGATTCTCGTTGTTTCCTGTTCTACGAAAGTAAAAAAGCCGGAAGCGAGATCGAAGTTCATTAAAGGATTTTCAACATATTACAACACGCTTTTCAATGCAAAGGATGCTTTGAATACGGAGTTTGAAAATAGAGACAAAGCTCATAAAGACAATTTTTATGCGCCTTACATTCCTATTTTAACCTATGACGAGCAACCTTTGGGAAGTGATTTGGGACAATCTGCCGCTTTTGCAGAAAACTCAATGAAAATGGCAGAGGTAAACCGCCCGCAAAATGGAGGAAGGCCACAAGGTCCTCCGGGTATGCCAGGTGCTCCCGGAGGCAACAGCCCAATGATGGGAGGGCAGGGATCACAAAATCCAAACCAGCCAGTCACAAAAGGAGCAACAATTCTTGAAATTGCTGAAGCAAAGGCTTTAAAGGCCATCAATAAATATTCAGTTATCCGAAAAAATGAGGAGGTTAACAAAACTATTTTTGACGCTTATATTATTTTGGTTCAGTCAAGAATTTATCAGGGAAAAAATCTTCAGGCTTTAGACGCGCTCAATTATGTTTACACGCACATGAAGGAAGATAAAAGACTTCCTTTAGCCAAAGTTTATGAAGGTCTTGCTTATGCCAAAATGAATAATTTCCACAAATCTGAACAGATCTGGGGACAGATAAAAAATGAAGGTTTAAAAAAGGATTATGATAAACTTTTAAGCATTTACCGTTCTGAAGCTTTGCTGGATAATGGTAAAAAAGCAGAAGCTCTCGAAGAACTCAACCGTGCCTATGCGTTAAACGGCAACCGACAGCTGAAAAGCAGAATTGCTTTCCTGAAAGGGCAGGTGGAGCAGGAATTGGGCAAAAATGATGAAGCAAGGGAAAGTTTCATGGCTGCCTACAAATATGCCAACGATTTTGAGTTTGAAGTAAAATCCCAGATTCAGATTGCCAAAACTTTTAACGGAAAAGGAAACTACGACGGTGCGAGAGAATATCTTGAGAAAATAAGCAAAAAAGGAACTTACGGCTCACGAAAAAATGAATTTTACTACGCCTTAGGTTTAATGGCTAGTAATGCCGGAAAGAAAGACGAAGGGCAGGAATTTTTCAGAAAATCTTTAAAAGAAGCAGTTTCAGACGGACAGGTGAGAGGTCTTGCTTATTACGAAATCGGTAAGAATTATTTGGATAAAAACGATTACATCGGTGCGGGAGCTTATTACGATTCCGCCCTGGCTGTGATGACTTATGAACCTTCAAAAGTTTTACTGAAAGACCAAAGTACATACATCAAAAAAATTTCAGTTAACTATTATCTGATTAAGAAAAATGACAGTATTTTGTCGCTGGCAAAACTCAGCCCTGAACAAAAGACAGAGTTTTTTAACAAACATATTGCAAAGCTAAAACTTCGGGAAGAAAAAGAGGAGCTTGAGAGAAGAAGAGCAGAAAGAAATAAAGGCTTTGACACCGGAGATTACAGTGCCAATTCTATGTTTGCCAACTCTGGAAATACTTTTGAAGATTTCGGAGTAAGCAATAAAGGTTTCTATTTCAGCAATACCGGAACAGTGAGTAAAGGGACTTCAACGTTTAAGCAGGTTTGGGGTGACAGGGCACTTTCAGACAACTGGCGTTTTTCCAAAAAAATGGCGACGATTGAAGATATGAAAAATGAGGCTTTAGGTGTAACTTCCGTACCTAATCCGAGACGTTTTGAACCGGCTTATTATATCGAGCAAATTCCTACCGATGCAGGAAAACTCGGTCAGCTGAAAAAAGACAGAGATACAGCTTCTTTAGGCTTAGGCGTGATGTATCAGAATTACTTTACCAACACTCCTTTGGCTACGAAAACGCTTTATGATCTGGTGGATGTAAAACCTGAAGAAAAAGTAATGTTGCAGGCTCTGTATGAGATTTTTGCGATGAATTATGAAAAAAATCCGCAGGTAGCTGAGCGTGCAAAACAGATTCTTTTAAAAGATTATCCGTACACTTCATACGCAGAATTTGCCAGAAATCCGAAGAACAATACGTTTGTAAAATCATCCGCTGATACTGAGAACGAATATAAAATGGCCTTTGCCCTATATGAATCTGAAAAATTTGGCGAAAGTCAGACATTAATTGAACAGGCAATTCAGAAAAACCCTAAGGATGCTCTGGTGCCTAAACTGTCTCTTTTGAATGCTTTTAATGCAGGAAAATCGAGTGGAAAAGAGGTGATGATTCTACAGCTGGAACAGATTGTTTTAAATTACGGTAAGACTCCTGAAGGCGAAAAGGCAAAGCAGATGCTGAATTATCTGAAAAGTGATCTGGCATTTCAGACCACAGACAATCAAGGAAACACTTTACCTCCAGGTCAGGTTCAGGCACCTGGAAATTTCCAGAATCAACCGCAGCAATCTACAGGTCAGCAGGCGCCATTGATGGGAGCTCCGGGAATTCCGATGGGAAATATGCCTAATTCTACACCGCCAACGCAGAATACGATTCAGACGAAACCTACGGATAAACAACCTCAGGGAAACAATCCGAATTTTAATATGACAAACCCGAATGCAGTTCCTGCAAAACCAAAATAA
- a CDS encoding DoxX family protein encodes MMFYSKFVLAFFLISAGIFHFVKPQFFMKIMPDYIPMHLQMVYISGLVEILCGTLLLFPETQKLGAYLSIALFIAVFPANIEMARKFYEIHHKYFWLTVLRLPLQIVLIWWAYQFRK; translated from the coding sequence ATGATGTTTTACTCAAAATTTGTACTCGCATTTTTCCTGATTTCAGCTGGGATTTTCCATTTTGTAAAACCTCAGTTTTTCATGAAAATTATGCCCGACTATATTCCTATGCACTTGCAAATGGTTTACATCAGTGGTTTAGTAGAAATTCTGTGTGGCACTCTCCTGCTTTTCCCCGAAACACAAAAGTTGGGAGCATACCTTTCTATCGCATTATTTATCGCAGTTTTTCCTGCCAATATAGAGATGGCAAGAAAGTTTTACGAAATCCATCACAAGTATTTTTGGCTGACGGTTTTGAGACTTCCATTGCAGATTGTTTTGATTTGGTGGGCGTATCAGTTCAGAAAATAA
- a CDS encoding SIMPL domain-containing protein, protein MNTNVIRSLIIGFAIVITALILGSSFKNRNLKQDTISVTGLGSKDFISDEISWGGSFDASAMDAKEAYSLISQDKEKVKAFFYSKGFKAGEFAFGGVNFSKSYRTVSTKDADGTERSEEIFDGYRASQNVFFRAKKNPDLMKKIETVMDKTAELINSGVQFEPSAAQYTYSDLSSLKHSLIQAGSKDAKERAEKIVESADGDLGKLKDASMGVFQITAKGSTDEDSYGGNFDTSSKEKSARITVRLTYNLD, encoded by the coding sequence ATGAATACCAACGTCATCCGTTCTCTCATCATCGGATTTGCAATTGTAATTACAGCACTTATTCTAGGCTCAAGTTTTAAAAACAGAAATTTAAAACAGGATACCATTTCCGTTACCGGACTGGGTTCCAAAGATTTTATATCGGATGAAATCAGTTGGGGAGGAAGTTTTGATGCCAGTGCAATGGATGCAAAAGAAGCATACAGTTTGATTTCACAGGACAAAGAAAAGGTAAAAGCTTTTTTCTACAGCAAAGGTTTCAAAGCAGGAGAATTTGCTTTTGGTGGTGTGAATTTCTCAAAATCATACCGTACCGTTTCCACAAAAGATGCAGACGGAACAGAAAGGTCAGAAGAAATTTTTGATGGCTACAGAGCTTCGCAAAATGTGTTTTTCAGAGCAAAGAAAAATCCGGATCTGATGAAAAAAATCGAAACGGTGATGGATAAAACTGCCGAACTTATCAACAGTGGAGTACAGTTTGAGCCATCCGCAGCTCAATACACTTATTCAGATCTTTCTTCATTAAAACACAGTTTAATTCAAGCCGGATCAAAAGATGCCAAAGAAAGAGCTGAAAAAATTGTAGAAAGTGCCGATGGAGATTTAGGAAAACTTAAAGATGCTTCGATGGGCGTTTTTCAGATTACAGCAAAAGGTTCTACAGACGAAGACAGCTACGGCGGAAATTTTGACACTTCAAGCAAAGAAAAATCAGCGAGAATCACGGTAAGACTGACGTATAATCTTGATTAA
- a CDS encoding SDR family NAD(P)-dependent oxidoreductase, which produces MKTILITGATSGIGKATAELFAKQGNRIIICGRRSDVLESVKKELSAFTEIFSLNFDVRNLEEVENAIALLPEEWKNIDVLINNAGNAHGLEPLSAGSTDDWDNMIDGNVKGLLYVSKTLIPMMKERSSGQIINISSVAARQTYANGVVYCATKKAVDVISEGMRIELTEFGIRVTNIQPGAVETDFSLIRFKGDQERAATVYAGYEALKAEDIADAIAYCVNAPQHVTVSDMTIYPSAQSEPRTIYRKG; this is translated from the coding sequence ATGAAAACAATACTCATCACCGGAGCCACTTCCGGAATCGGAAAAGCTACAGCAGAGCTTTTTGCAAAACAGGGCAACAGAATCATTATTTGCGGAAGAAGGTCAGATGTTTTAGAATCTGTAAAAAAAGAATTATCAGCTTTTACCGAAATATTTAGTTTAAACTTTGATGTCCGCAATTTGGAAGAAGTTGAAAATGCTATTGCCTTACTCCCTGAAGAATGGAAAAACATAGATGTTCTCATCAACAATGCCGGCAATGCACATGGATTAGAGCCTTTATCAGCAGGAAGTACAGACGACTGGGATAATATGATTGACGGAAATGTAAAAGGACTTTTATATGTTTCAAAAACGCTTATTCCCATGATGAAAGAAAGAAGTTCTGGGCAAATTATCAATATCAGTTCAGTTGCAGCAAGACAGACGTACGCAAACGGCGTTGTATACTGTGCCACCAAGAAAGCGGTCGACGTTATTTCTGAAGGAATGAGAATCGAATTGACAGAATTTGGAATTCGGGTTACCAATATCCAGCCTGGCGCAGTGGAAACAGATTTTTCTTTAATCAGATTTAAAGGTGATCAGGAAAGAGCTGCAACTGTTTACGCAGGTTATGAAGCATTGAAAGCTGAAGATATTGCCGATGCAATTGCTTACTGCGTCAACGCACCACAGCACGTGACGGTTTCAGATATGACGATTTATCCGAGCGCTCAGAGCGAACCGAGAACGATTTACAGAAAAGGATAA
- a CDS encoding LysE family translocator: MFELVFSAIGLGFMLSLVFIGPIFFLLIETSFTRGPKHALALDFGVITADLLCIIAAYYASADIVDLIDKHPGFYRITSILILSYGIIMMVTKTKMHMPGEEKLISQNYFKTFINGFLLNLLNVGVILFWLVTVIGVRNQYPDTETLILYLAIVISTYLLIDLAKIFLAKQFHYKLTQRLANNIRKGVGVVLIIFSFFIFLQSFKMFNQFDKQLEEAEKKELKYKKNK; the protein is encoded by the coding sequence ATGTTTGAACTTGTATTTTCGGCCATTGGTCTGGGCTTTATGTTAAGTCTTGTTTTCATTGGTCCTATTTTTTTCCTGTTGATCGAAACCAGTTTTACAAGAGGTCCTAAACATGCTTTGGCATTGGATTTTGGCGTTATTACAGCAGATTTATTGTGTATTATTGCAGCCTATTATGCCAGTGCAGACATCGTAGATTTGATCGACAAACACCCCGGTTTTTACAGAATTACATCCATTCTTATTCTCAGTTACGGGATCATCATGATGGTGACAAAAACCAAAATGCACATGCCCGGCGAAGAAAAATTAATCAGTCAGAATTACTTTAAAACCTTTATCAACGGGTTTTTATTGAATCTTTTGAATGTCGGGGTAATTCTTTTTTGGCTGGTCACAGTGATTGGTGTAAGAAATCAATATCCAGACACAGAAACCTTGATTTTATACCTTGCTATCGTCATTTCGACCTATCTTCTGATTGATTTGGCTAAAATTTTCCTCGCAAAACAATTCCATTATAAACTAACCCAACGGTTGGCAAATAACATCAGAAAAGGCGTGGGAGTGGTGCTGATCATTTTCAGTTTCTTTATATTCCTGCAAAGTTTTAAGATGTTTAATCAGTTTGACAAACAGTTGGAAGAAGCTGAAAAGAAGGAATTAAAATATAAAAAGAATAAATAA
- a CDS encoding virulence RhuM family protein, giving the protein MNEDFQKFLIYQTPNNEVRVDVFLQNETAWLTQKSMAALFDVDRTVITKHLQNIYFEEELDKESTSAKIAQVQIEGERNVTRNIEYYNLDAIISVGYRVNSAKATQFRIWATKTLKEFLIKGFVMDDERLKQGQTVFGKDYFKELLQRIRSIRASERRIYQQVTDIFAECSIDYDRNAAVTKNFYATVQNKFHFAITGKTAAEIIYKNADSKKENMGLTTWKHSPEGRILKSDVVVAKNYLSEKEIQQLERTVTGYFDYIEGLIERENTFTMEALAESVNKFLNFNEYKILEGNGKVSKIVADKKAVIEYETFDKTQKIVSDFDKEIKRLGKDI; this is encoded by the coding sequence ATGAACGAGGATTTTCAAAAATTTTTAATTTATCAGACGCCTAACAACGAAGTTAGGGTAGATGTTTTTCTTCAGAATGAAACCGCGTGGCTTACTCAAAAGTCGATGGCGGCATTGTTTGATGTTGACAGAACGGTAATCACGAAGCATCTTCAAAATATTTATTTTGAAGAAGAATTGGATAAAGAATCAACTAGTGCAAAAATTGCACAGGTTCAAATTGAAGGTGAAAGAAACGTTACCAGAAACATTGAATATTATAATCTCGACGCCATAATTTCCGTTGGTTATCGTGTAAATTCAGCTAAAGCCACGCAATTTAGAATCTGGGCAACAAAGACTTTAAAGGAATTTCTCATCAAAGGTTTTGTAATGGATGATGAACGTTTGAAGCAGGGACAAACGGTTTTTGGTAAAGATTATTTCAAAGAATTACTGCAGAGAATCCGCTCGATTCGTGCGAGTGAGAGACGAATTTATCAACAGGTAACAGATATTTTTGCAGAATGCAGTATTGATTATGACAGAAATGCTGCGGTGACTAAAAATTTCTATGCAACGGTGCAGAATAAATTTCATTTTGCCATCACAGGAAAAACCGCAGCTGAAATTATATATAAAAATGCCGACAGCAAAAAGGAAAATATGGGTTTAACAACCTGGAAGCATTCTCCGGAAGGAAGAATTTTAAAATCTGATGTTGTCGTTGCTAAAAACTATCTCTCAGAAAAGGAAATTCAGCAGCTCGAGCGAACAGTTACAGGATATTTCGATTACATTGAAGGTTTAATTGAAAGGGAAAATACTTTTACCATGGAAGCTTTGGCTGAAAGTGTGAATAAGTTTTTAAACTTTAATGAATACAAAATTCTTGAAGGAAACGGAAAAGTATCGAAAATTGTCGCCGATAAAAAAGCAGTCATTGAATATGAAACATTCGATAAAACCCAAAAAATAGTTTCTGATTTTGATAAAGAAATAAAGAGATTAGGAAAAGATATTTAA